From a single Endozoicomonas euniceicola genomic region:
- the ispA gene encoding (2E,6E)-farnesyl diphosphate synthase codes for MTLKDYMTSCQQRVDDKLRQVIPASSDISLQLVEAMAYSVFNGGKRIRPVLAYAANRAVGGDHPCADAAACAVELIHAYSLVHDDLPAMDDDDLRRGKPTCHKAFDEATAILAGDALQTLAFETLCNPLLLPEGDYSAEYRLKQVRCLAEASGHGGMAGGQSKDLHSVGKPLTADQLQHMHNHKTGALIRASVQMGALSHRFTPVDQLEQLDHYAKAIGLAFQVQDDILDVVADTKTLGKQQGADLALDKPTYVSLMGLEEAKAYAQSLCDSAIEAIKDFDERASALRQLAQYIIRRSH; via the coding sequence ATGACACTTAAGGATTATATGACCAGCTGCCAGCAGCGGGTCGATGACAAATTACGACAGGTCATTCCTGCCAGCAGTGATATCAGCCTGCAACTGGTTGAAGCCATGGCTTACTCAGTCTTCAATGGCGGCAAGCGAATTCGCCCGGTACTGGCTTACGCTGCTAACCGGGCAGTGGGAGGCGACCACCCTTGTGCCGATGCAGCAGCCTGTGCCGTTGAACTGATTCATGCTTATTCACTGGTTCACGACGACCTGCCCGCCATGGACGACGATGACCTGCGTCGTGGCAAACCCACCTGTCATAAAGCCTTTGACGAGGCCACCGCTATTCTTGCCGGAGACGCCTTGCAGACCCTGGCGTTTGAAACCCTGTGCAACCCGCTTCTGTTACCGGAAGGGGATTACTCAGCCGAATACCGGCTTAAACAAGTACGCTGCCTGGCAGAAGCCTCAGGGCATGGGGGTATGGCGGGAGGACAGTCGAAAGACCTGCACTCGGTTGGCAAACCCCTCACTGCCGATCAGCTACAGCACATGCACAACCATAAGACCGGTGCCCTGATTCGTGCCAGCGTGCAGATGGGGGCACTAAGTCATCGTTTTACGCCCGTGGACCAGCTGGAACAACTGGATCACTACGCCAAAGCCATTGGTCTGGCCTTTCAGGTACAGGACGACATTCTGGATGTTGTCGCTGATACCAAAACCCTGGGCAAGCAACAGGGTGCGGACCTGGCGCTGGACAAGCCGACTTATGTTTCCCTGATGGGGCTGGAAGAAGCCAAAGCCTATGCACAGTCATTGTGCGACAGTGCCATTGAGGCCATCAAAGACTTCGACGAACGAGCCTCTGCGCTGCGTCAGTTAGCGCAGTACATTATCCGTCGTTCTCATTAA
- a CDS encoding exodeoxyribonuclease VII small subunit, translated as MPEKNQGFAFEQSLSELESLVQQMESGDLTLEQSLKAFEKGVRLTRECQQALTEAEQTVQQLLDNNGQLETRPFETPKGEG; from the coding sequence ATGCCAGAAAAAAACCAGGGCTTTGCCTTCGAACAATCGCTCAGTGAGCTGGAATCTTTGGTTCAACAAATGGAATCCGGAGACCTGACACTGGAACAGTCACTCAAAGCCTTTGAAAAAGGCGTCAGGCTCACCAGAGAGTGTCAGCAGGCTTTAACCGAAGCGGAACAGACGGTACAACAACTGCTGGACAATAACGGTCAGTTGGAAACCCGTCCTTTCGAAACCCCTAAAGGGGAAGGTTAA
- a CDS encoding alanine/glycine:cation symporter family protein has protein sequence MNEFIAPIIDSLNNLLYGSVLIYLLVGGGIFFTVRTRFFQFRRFGLAIKIMMGSRVTADKSQISPFQAFCTSLAARIGTGNMAGVAVAIYLGGAGAIFWMWVIALLGMATSLAENVLAQIYKTNNGDGTFRGGPAYYIEKALGQRWLGITFSVALIIAFGFAFNSVQANSIAAAFSGYGIEPAVVGIALAVGSALIIFGGIRSVSKVAELIVPVMALGYLTTAIIVVLMNITELPAVFSLIFRSAFGFESAAGGAIGAAVVNGVKRGLFSNEAGMGSSPNAAAAAHSTHPVNQGLMGILGVFLDTMVVCTATAAIILMSGMHESGLTGIELTQAALSSQVGSWGGHLVALAILLFAFTSIIANYYYGESNLRFINDSKGVLITYRIAVLAMVVWGSTGSLPTVWSFADVSMGIMALINMVAICVLSNIVIQVLKDYDEQLDNGMTPIFNRSKFPFLNKTMDKNVWQEHNNGSTTDSESIDVKPAFIAD, from the coding sequence ATGAACGAATTTATTGCACCAATCATCGATTCGCTGAATAACTTGCTTTACGGCAGCGTGCTGATCTACCTTCTGGTCGGTGGCGGTATTTTCTTCACTGTTCGCACTCGTTTCTTTCAGTTCCGTCGCTTTGGTCTTGCCATCAAAATCATGATGGGGAGCCGCGTTACGGCTGACAAATCCCAGATTTCTCCTTTTCAGGCTTTCTGTACCAGCCTCGCTGCCCGTATTGGTACAGGTAACATGGCCGGTGTCGCCGTAGCGATCTATCTCGGTGGTGCCGGTGCAATATTCTGGATGTGGGTTATTGCACTGCTGGGCATGGCAACCAGTCTGGCAGAAAATGTACTGGCGCAGATTTACAAAACCAACAATGGCGACGGTACATTCCGTGGTGGCCCGGCTTATTACATTGAAAAAGCCCTGGGCCAGCGCTGGTTGGGTATCACCTTCTCTGTTGCCCTGATCATCGCCTTCGGTTTCGCTTTCAACAGTGTTCAGGCTAACTCTATCGCTGCGGCGTTCAGCGGTTATGGTATTGAGCCAGCTGTGGTCGGAATTGCCCTGGCGGTTGGCAGCGCACTGATTATTTTCGGCGGTATCCGTTCTGTCTCCAAGGTGGCCGAGCTGATCGTTCCCGTGATGGCTCTGGGCTACCTGACCACTGCCATCATCGTTGTACTGATGAATATCACTGAACTGCCTGCGGTATTCAGCCTGATCTTCCGCAGCGCCTTCGGGTTTGAGTCTGCTGCTGGCGGAGCCATTGGCGCAGCGGTAGTAAACGGCGTCAAACGTGGACTGTTCTCCAATGAAGCGGGTATGGGTAGCTCTCCAAACGCTGCCGCCGCTGCTCACTCCACACACCCGGTTAACCAGGGGCTGATGGGGATACTGGGGGTATTCCTGGATACCATGGTCGTATGTACAGCGACTGCGGCCATCATCCTTATGTCCGGCATGCATGAAAGTGGACTGACCGGTATCGAACTGACTCAGGCAGCCCTGTCTTCTCAGGTGGGCTCCTGGGGTGGTCACCTGGTGGCACTGGCTATTCTGCTGTTTGCCTTCACTTCCATCATTGCCAATTACTACTATGGCGAATCCAACCTGCGCTTTATCAACGACAGCAAAGGCGTATTGATCACTTACCGCATTGCAGTACTGGCCATGGTGGTCTGGGGCTCTACAGGCAGCCTGCCAACGGTATGGAGCTTCGCGGATGTATCCATGGGTATCATGGCACTGATCAATATGGTTGCTATCTGCGTTCTGTCCAACATCGTGATTCAGGTGCTGAAAGACTACGACGAACAGCTGGACAACGGTATGACTCCGATCTTCAACCGCAGCAAGTTCCCGTTCCTGAATAAAACCATGGATAAAAATGTCTGGCAGGAACACAACAACGGTTCTACAACTGACTCCGAATCAATTGACGTAAAACCTGCTTTCATCGCTGACTGA
- a CDS encoding alanine/glycine:cation symporter family protein: MSSMINAITSVLWGYLLIYLLLGAGIYFTLRSRFVQIRHFIHAWKIMFASRRTEKNEVSSFQALCTSLAAHVGTGNLAGVAIAIYIGGPGAIFWMWVVALLGMSSSYIENTLAQLYKTNNNDGTFRGGPAYYIQKALGLRWLGIVFSSLLLITFGFVFNMVHANSVAASVSVYTDISIEYIGLFFALITSLIIFRGIHTITRFAEIVVPFMALGYFLIAMVVVLMRLEDIPAVFSLIISHAFGLEQAVGGGIGYSVAQAIMQGVKRGLFSNEAGMGSGPNAAATATPWPHHPAAQGIISMTSVFIDTIVICTATAAIVLLSGQLETGNTLNGIQLTQASLGSIVGPWGAWFITGAVILFGFTSVVANYYYGESNLMFMKNNRKLLFLYRLAVVLLVYLGAVSSLESVWILADLSMGLMALINLVVIVLLSGPALQVLKDYDRQLQAGKTPVFNRKHFPFLSQTIDNDVWTSGSDEPDDLDERSDSTSSEATPLETASPRAADDTDQLPDRS, encoded by the coding sequence ATGAGCAGTATGATTAATGCCATCACATCAGTACTCTGGGGCTACCTTCTCATCTACCTGCTGCTGGGTGCAGGTATCTACTTTACGCTGCGTAGCCGCTTTGTTCAGATTCGCCATTTCATTCACGCCTGGAAAATCATGTTTGCTTCCAGACGCACCGAAAAGAATGAAGTTTCCTCCTTTCAGGCATTGTGTACCAGCCTTGCGGCGCATGTGGGTACTGGTAATCTTGCCGGGGTGGCTATCGCTATTTATATCGGGGGACCGGGCGCTATTTTCTGGATGTGGGTAGTGGCCCTGCTGGGCATGTCTTCCAGTTACATAGAAAATACGCTCGCCCAGCTTTATAAAACCAATAACAACGATGGTACCTTCCGTGGCGGTCCCGCCTACTACATCCAAAAGGCTCTCGGATTACGCTGGCTGGGCATAGTGTTTTCATCCCTGCTACTGATTACTTTTGGCTTTGTCTTTAATATGGTGCATGCGAACTCGGTGGCGGCATCCGTTTCTGTTTACACCGATATCAGCATCGAGTACATCGGGCTGTTTTTTGCCCTGATCACCAGCCTGATTATCTTCAGGGGCATTCATACCATCACCCGATTTGCAGAGATAGTGGTGCCATTTATGGCACTGGGCTATTTCCTGATCGCAATGGTCGTCGTCCTGATGCGTCTGGAAGATATCCCTGCCGTTTTTTCCCTGATTATCAGCCATGCCTTTGGTCTTGAGCAGGCTGTTGGCGGGGGGATTGGCTACTCCGTTGCCCAGGCCATTATGCAGGGGGTAAAGCGGGGGCTGTTCTCCAACGAAGCAGGTATGGGCAGCGGCCCAAATGCTGCCGCTACCGCAACACCCTGGCCACATCACCCGGCAGCTCAGGGTATTATTTCCATGACCAGCGTGTTTATCGACACCATTGTCATCTGCACTGCAACAGCTGCCATCGTATTGTTATCGGGCCAGCTGGAAACCGGCAATACCCTGAATGGTATTCAACTGACTCAGGCTTCACTGGGCAGTATCGTCGGTCCCTGGGGGGCATGGTTTATTACCGGTGCTGTTATTCTGTTTGGTTTTACATCGGTTGTCGCCAATTATTACTACGGCGAATCCAACCTGATGTTCATGAAGAACAACCGGAAACTGTTATTTTTATACCGCCTGGCTGTGGTGTTACTGGTTTACCTGGGCGCTGTTAGCAGTCTGGAGTCTGTATGGATTCTGGCAGACCTTTCCATGGGGCTTATGGCATTAATTAATCTGGTGGTTATTGTTCTACTGTCAGGTCCCGCACTGCAAGTGCTGAAAGATTATGACCGGCAGTTACAGGCAGGAAAAACACCGGTTTTTAATCGTAAGCACTTTCCCTTCCTGAGTCAGACAATAGATAACGATGTCTGGACTTCCGGCTCTGATGAGCCAGATGACCTGGACGAAAGAAGTGACAGCACTTCATCCGAAGCGACTCCACTCGAAACAGCTTCACCCAGAGCTGCCGATGACACAGACCAGCTTCCTGACCGTTCCTGA
- a CDS encoding carbon starvation CstA family protein translates to MMSFGCALLALLTGYALYGSVVEKAFGADPARATPAYELTDGVDFVPLSWPKIFLIQFLNIAGLGPIFGAILGALYGPAAFIWIVFGCIFAGAVHDYFSGMMSLRHEGKSIPEVVGIYLGSRVRQFMRIMSIVLLLLVGVVFMVGPASLLSNLGFDGVLADKSFWLAVIIGYYFIATILPVDKLIARIYPLFAVALLFMAVGIAVMLVINDLPVPEVGTASNHPAGLPVWPMLCITIACGAISGFHATQSPLMARCIPNETVGRRIFYGAMVAEGIVTLIWAAAAMAFFPDGIEGLSEVLDKGGPSLVVNEVAIGLMGSLGGMLAILGVIACPITSGDTAFRSLRLIFADMLNIRQIHIFHRLVLAVPVFLAGYLLTLVDFSIIWRYFAFSNQALATVVLWTAAVYMVTQDRNFWIPLAPAVFMTGVCSTYILMAPEGLAVSSTVAWPVGLLVALISGLLFILKVSGKRQQREEIVQ, encoded by the coding sequence ATGATGAGTTTTGGATGTGCCTTACTGGCGTTGTTGACGGGGTATGCCTTGTACGGCTCGGTGGTGGAAAAAGCGTTTGGTGCTGACCCTGCCCGCGCAACACCCGCTTATGAGTTAACAGACGGTGTTGACTTTGTTCCTTTAAGCTGGCCTAAAATCTTTCTGATCCAATTTCTTAATATTGCCGGGCTTGGTCCTATCTTCGGTGCCATTCTGGGCGCGCTGTATGGCCCGGCAGCTTTTATCTGGATTGTCTTTGGCTGTATTTTTGCCGGTGCGGTGCACGACTATTTCTCGGGCATGATGTCGCTTCGGCACGAGGGCAAGAGTATTCCGGAAGTGGTCGGTATTTATCTTGGCTCACGGGTTCGGCAGTTTATGAGGATTATGTCCATTGTATTGCTGCTGCTGGTCGGAGTGGTCTTTATGGTGGGGCCTGCCTCATTGCTGAGCAATCTGGGTTTTGACGGTGTGTTGGCGGACAAGTCATTCTGGCTGGCTGTCATTATTGGTTACTATTTCATTGCCACCATTCTGCCGGTCGACAAGCTGATTGCCAGAATCTACCCGCTGTTTGCGGTGGCGCTGTTATTTATGGCGGTGGGGATTGCTGTCATGCTGGTCATCAATGACCTGCCGGTGCCAGAAGTGGGAACGGCTTCCAACCACCCTGCCGGTTTGCCGGTCTGGCCGATGCTGTGTATCACCATAGCCTGTGGTGCCATCAGTGGCTTTCATGCGACTCAGTCACCTTTGATGGCGCGATGTATTCCCAATGAAACCGTTGGTCGGCGTATATTTTATGGTGCAATGGTGGCCGAAGGAATCGTAACGCTGATTTGGGCCGCTGCGGCCATGGCCTTTTTTCCGGATGGTATTGAAGGACTGTCGGAAGTTCTGGATAAAGGCGGCCCGTCACTGGTGGTCAATGAAGTGGCTATTGGGTTGATGGGCAGCCTTGGCGGTATGTTGGCCATCCTGGGGGTCATTGCCTGTCCGATTACCTCTGGTGATACGGCGTTCAGGAGCCTGAGACTGATTTTTGCTGATATGCTGAACATCCGTCAAATTCATATCTTCCACCGTCTGGTTCTGGCAGTTCCGGTTTTTCTGGCTGGCTACCTGTTGACGCTGGTCGACTTTTCAATTATCTGGCGTTATTTCGCCTTTTCCAACCAGGCACTGGCTACCGTTGTTTTGTGGACAGCTGCCGTTTATATGGTCACTCAGGACAGAAACTTCTGGATTCCTCTGGCTCCGGCTGTGTTTATGACCGGCGTGTGTTCAACCTATATTCTGATGGCTCCTGAAGGTCTTGCAGTATCTTCGACAGTGGCCTGGCCTGTCGGTTTACTGGTTGCCCTGATTTCAGGTCTGTTGTTTATTCTTAAAGTTTCTGGAAAGCGCCAGCAAAGGGAAGAAATAGTTCAGTGA
- a CDS encoding methyltransferase domain-containing protein: MAILSFFLGAGITWLVMSGLLSQIIMLLVRIWIPSRSEKGVIADQWLLNSGVSTSSRWRLLGYWHDTASYRQASSELAGLLADKACLSNQDKVLDMGFTSYDQLLVWLDYYQVEALTAATESERILADAHHYCGHFSQLNLERGSVSIMQRLEEGSFDKVLALDCAYHMENKNAFFQQARRVLRQGGSVTLTDMMLARPFKDRFEQRLVTLMARTCGIPVKGLYVKQVYESMLNRCGFEEVQTTDISEDVLSGFCFWFSQHYGQLSSVTRSKVWIRLRLLVWFIRWMQHRGLLRYHLISAR, encoded by the coding sequence ATGGCGATACTGTCTTTTTTTCTGGGTGCTGGTATCACCTGGCTGGTGATGTCCGGCTTATTATCCCAGATCATCATGCTACTGGTTCGTATCTGGATCCCTTCTCGCTCTGAAAAGGGTGTTATTGCTGACCAGTGGCTTCTTAATAGTGGTGTTTCCACGTCTTCCCGCTGGCGTCTTCTGGGTTATTGGCACGATACTGCCAGCTATCGTCAGGCTTCTTCAGAGCTCGCAGGTTTACTGGCCGACAAAGCCTGCCTGTCGAATCAGGACAAAGTGCTGGATATGGGCTTTACCAGTTATGACCAGTTACTGGTCTGGCTGGACTACTACCAGGTTGAAGCTCTTACAGCGGCTACAGAATCTGAACGAATTCTTGCTGACGCACATCACTACTGCGGTCACTTCAGCCAGTTAAATCTTGAGCGTGGCAGTGTCTCGATTATGCAGCGCCTTGAAGAAGGCTCTTTCGATAAAGTCCTGGCTCTGGACTGTGCTTACCATATGGAAAACAAGAACGCGTTTTTTCAACAAGCTCGACGGGTGCTGCGTCAGGGTGGTTCAGTGACTTTAACCGATATGATGTTGGCCCGGCCTTTTAAAGACCGCTTTGAGCAGCGACTGGTCACTCTGATGGCGAGAACCTGTGGCATCCCTGTAAAGGGGTTGTATGTGAAACAGGTTTATGAATCCATGCTGAACCGCTGTGGCTTTGAAGAAGTCCAGACGACCGATATCAGCGAAGACGTCCTTTCTGGCTTCTGTTTCTGGTTTTCTCAGCACTACGGGCAACTATCTTCAGTAACCCGCTCAAAGGTTTGGATTCGCCTCCGTCTGCTGGTCTGGTTTATTCGCTGGATGCAACACCGGGGATTGCTTCGATACCATCTGATTTCGGCAAGATAA
- a CDS encoding type II toxin-antitoxin system Phd/YefM family antitoxin, with the protein MQLKKRVRLTCAHNMEIHLMDVMTYSDFRSNLARTIDRVNDNHKPVLVTRQNGKPAVLMSVEDYNAFQETAYLMASPKNAQRLSEAIHQIESGQSTDHGLIDE; encoded by the coding sequence ATGCAGTTAAAAAAACGTGTACGCCTGACTTGTGCCCATAACATGGAGATACACCTTATGGACGTAATGACCTACTCCGATTTTCGCAGTAACCTTGCCCGAACCATTGACCGGGTTAACGACAACCACAAACCAGTGCTTGTCACACGGCAGAATGGCAAACCAGCTGTGTTAATGTCGGTTGAAGACTACAACGCTTTTCAGGAAACCGCTTACCTGATGGCAAGCCCGAAAAATGCCCAGCGTCTGAGCGAGGCGATTCATCAGATTGAGTCTGGTCAATCCACGGATCACGGATTGATCGACGAATGA
- a CDS encoding Txe/YoeB family addiction module toxin, protein MILSWADTAWSDYLYWQDTHKKVVKRINTLIRDIQRQPFTGLGDPEPLKHNWSRYWSRRINREHRLVYKVTDSAIFIAQCRYHY, encoded by the coding sequence ATGATCCTGTCATGGGCGGATACTGCCTGGAGCGACTATCTCTACTGGCAGGATACCCATAAAAAGGTAGTTAAGCGCATCAATACTCTGATTCGGGATATTCAGCGCCAGCCCTTTACAGGCTTGGGTGATCCTGAACCTTTGAAGCACAACTGGTCTCGGTACTGGTCACGGCGCATTAACAGGGAACACAGGTTGGTTTACAAAGTTACAGACAGTGCGATTTTTATTGCCCAGTGCCGCTATCATTACTGA
- a CDS encoding type II secretion system protein N: MKIKKIVGLTFTGLLAWGFFLVVNLPAAFVYQMAPVPDNVSASNISGTVWSGQAGEVTVNSVTLTSVNWDIKPSALLGQAIEADITVGDLQSPVSAEATVRATTSEVSLTDTTVDVSAQWLQSRFPMPDFVVVDVLGNINLDVQAMSFTQEGCQDLDGLVALQRSRLNSPFGGVRLGDAGARLSCEAGTLTASVNQSSSDIATEGQFTLRPNMSFNLAATLTPGEELPDQMKQGLEFLGQPEGDNAYSLRFSGRL, translated from the coding sequence ATGAAGATTAAAAAGATTGTTGGGTTAACCTTCACGGGTCTGCTGGCCTGGGGATTCTTTCTGGTGGTCAACCTGCCCGCTGCTTTTGTTTACCAGATGGCTCCGGTGCCGGACAATGTCAGTGCCAGTAATATCAGCGGTACGGTCTGGTCCGGGCAGGCTGGGGAAGTGACGGTGAATAGCGTTACCCTGACCTCCGTGAACTGGGACATCAAGCCATCTGCTTTGCTGGGACAGGCGATTGAAGCTGACATTACGGTGGGGGATTTGCAATCACCGGTGTCAGCAGAAGCCACGGTTCGGGCGACCACCTCTGAAGTCAGCCTGACTGACACCACGGTTGATGTGAGCGCTCAATGGTTGCAGTCCCGGTTCCCCATGCCTGATTTTGTGGTTGTGGACGTACTGGGCAACATCAATCTGGACGTTCAGGCAATGAGCTTTACTCAGGAGGGTTGCCAGGATCTTGATGGTCTGGTCGCTTTGCAGCGCAGCAGGCTGAACAGCCCGTTTGGCGGTGTTCGTCTGGGTGATGCCGGCGCACGCCTGAGCTGTGAAGCCGGTACTCTGACCGCTTCGGTTAATCAGTCTTCCAGCGACATCGCCACAGAAGGGCAGTTTACCCTGCGCCCGAACATGAGTTTTAACCTGGCTGCCACCCTGACTCCGGGTGAAGAGTTGCCAGACCAGATGAAACAGGGACTGGAGTTTCTGGGTCAGCCTGAAGGCGACAATGCTTACTCTCTGCGTTTTTCTGGCAGACTCTGA
- a CDS encoding type II secretion system protein M, with product MSQRGIQQLNQLSQQAKAYWSGISARERQLIAIAAPLLLVWIVWMVIVQPVQDKHEQAQQDVMKNQQMLNRVKSTAAEILRLQEKGAVITERPNSPLDQLINRSASEHGLRVTGVRTQQNRLQVSLANASFDQLMGWLVELEQGSSVVIEQLRIEQTRLPGIVSIERLELSEG from the coding sequence ATGAGTCAACGAGGCATTCAACAACTGAACCAACTGTCACAGCAGGCAAAAGCCTACTGGAGTGGTATTTCAGCCCGGGAACGTCAGCTGATTGCCATTGCGGCTCCCTTATTACTGGTGTGGATTGTGTGGATGGTTATTGTCCAACCCGTGCAGGACAAGCATGAACAGGCACAACAGGATGTTATGAAGAATCAGCAAATGCTTAACCGGGTAAAAAGCACGGCCGCCGAAATTCTGCGGTTGCAGGAAAAAGGCGCAGTGATCACTGAACGCCCGAACAGTCCGCTGGATCAGTTAATTAATCGTAGCGCCAGTGAGCATGGTTTGCGCGTGACGGGTGTGCGGACACAGCAGAACCGTTTGCAGGTCAGCCTGGCTAATGCCTCTTTTGATCAGCTGATGGGCTGGCTGGTTGAGCTTGAACAGGGCAGCAGCGTGGTGATTGAGCAACTGCGTATTGAACAGACCCGGCTACCCGGCATTGTCAGCATTGAACGTCTGGAGCTGAGTGAAGGATGA